One window from the genome of Macaca fascicularis isolate 582-1 chromosome 7, T2T-MFA8v1.1 encodes:
- the AEN gene encoding apoptosis-enhancing nuclease isoform X1, which translates to MVPREAPESAQCLCPSFTIPNAKDVLRKRHKRRSRQHQRFMARKALLQEQGLLSVPPEPGSSLLPTSFRAVPATEAASSGKQCLRAGSGSAPCSRRPAPRRASGPLPSKCVAIDCEMVGTGPQGRVSELARCSIVSYHGDVLYDKYIRPEMPIVDYRTRWSGVTRQHMRKAIPFQVAQKEILKLLKGKVVVGHALHNDFQALKYVHPRSQTRDTTYVPNFLSEPGLHTRARVSLKDLALQLLHKKIQQVGPHGHSSVEDAMTAMELYRLVEVQWEQQEARSLWTCPEDREPDSSTDMEQYMEDQYWPEDLAHGSRGGAREAQDRRN; encoded by the exons ATGGTACCACGGGAGGCCCCTGAGTCTGCTCAGTGCCTGTGCCCTTCCTTCACCATCCCAAATGCCAAGGATGTGCTTCGGAAGAGGCACAAGAGAAGGAGCCGACAGCACCAGCGGTTCATGGCCCGGAAGGCCTTGCTGCAGGAGCAGGGGCTGCTGAGCGTGCCTCCAGAACCAGGGTCCTCCCTACTGCCCACCTCTTTCAGGGCAGTGCCAGCAACTGAGGCTGCCAGCAGTGGGAAGCAGTGTCTGAGGGCTGGATCTGGCAGTGCCCCATGCAGCAGAAGGCCCGCTCCCAGGAGAGCCTCAGGGCCCTTGCCCAGCAAGTGTGTGGCTATCGACTGTGAGATGGTGGGCACGGGACCCCAAGGGCGGGTGAGCGAGCTGGCCCGCTGTTCCATCGTGAGTTACCATGGCGATGTCCTCTATGACAAGTACATCAGGCCTGAGATGCCCATCGTTGACTACCGTACTCGCTGGAGCGGCGTCACTCGGCAGCACATGCGCAAGGCTATCCCCTTCCAGGTGGCCCAGAAAGAG ATCCTTAAGCTCCTGAAGGGCAAGGTGGTGGTGGGGCACGCGCTGCACAACGACTTCCAGGCCCTCAAGTATGTCCACCCTCGGAGCCAGACCCGGGATACCACCTATGTCCCAAACTTCCTCAGCGAGCCTGGCCTCCACACCCGGGCCCGGGTCTCTCTAAAGGACCTGGCCCTGCAGCTGCTGCACAAGAAGATCCAG CAGGTGGGCCCGCACGGGCACTCATCAGTAGAAGATGCCATGACAGCCATGGAGCTCTACCGGCTGGTGGAGGTGCAGTGGGAACAGCAGGAGGCCCGCAGCCTCTGGACCTGCCCTGAGGACAGAGAACCTGACAGCAGCACAGACATGGAACAGTACATGGAGGACCAGTACTGGCCCGAAGACCTTGCCCACGGCAGCAGAGGAGGAGCCAGGGAGGCACAGGACAGAAGGAATTGA
- the AEN gene encoding apoptosis-enhancing nuclease isoform X2 → MVPREAPESAQCLCPSFTIPNAKDVLRKRHKRRSRQHQRFMARKALLQEQGLLSVPPEPGSSLLPTSFRAVPATEAASSGKQCLRAGSGSAPCSRRPAPRRASGPLPSKCVAIDCEMVGTGPQGRVSELARCSIVSYHGDVLYDKYIRPEMPIVDYRTRWSGVTRQHMRKAIPFQVAQKEILKLLKGKVVVGHALHNDFQALKYVHPRSQTRDTTYVPNFLSEPGLHTRARVSLKDLALQLLHKKIQVGPHGHSSVEDAMTAMELYRLVEVQWEQQEARSLWTCPEDREPDSSTDMEQYMEDQYWPEDLAHGSRGGAREAQDRRN, encoded by the exons ATGGTACCACGGGAGGCCCCTGAGTCTGCTCAGTGCCTGTGCCCTTCCTTCACCATCCCAAATGCCAAGGATGTGCTTCGGAAGAGGCACAAGAGAAGGAGCCGACAGCACCAGCGGTTCATGGCCCGGAAGGCCTTGCTGCAGGAGCAGGGGCTGCTGAGCGTGCCTCCAGAACCAGGGTCCTCCCTACTGCCCACCTCTTTCAGGGCAGTGCCAGCAACTGAGGCTGCCAGCAGTGGGAAGCAGTGTCTGAGGGCTGGATCTGGCAGTGCCCCATGCAGCAGAAGGCCCGCTCCCAGGAGAGCCTCAGGGCCCTTGCCCAGCAAGTGTGTGGCTATCGACTGTGAGATGGTGGGCACGGGACCCCAAGGGCGGGTGAGCGAGCTGGCCCGCTGTTCCATCGTGAGTTACCATGGCGATGTCCTCTATGACAAGTACATCAGGCCTGAGATGCCCATCGTTGACTACCGTACTCGCTGGAGCGGCGTCACTCGGCAGCACATGCGCAAGGCTATCCCCTTCCAGGTGGCCCAGAAAGAG ATCCTTAAGCTCCTGAAGGGCAAGGTGGTGGTGGGGCACGCGCTGCACAACGACTTCCAGGCCCTCAAGTATGTCCACCCTCGGAGCCAGACCCGGGATACCACCTATGTCCCAAACTTCCTCAGCGAGCCTGGCCTCCACACCCGGGCCCGGGTCTCTCTAAAGGACCTGGCCCTGCAGCTGCTGCACAAGAAGATCCAG GTGGGCCCGCACGGGCACTCATCAGTAGAAGATGCCATGACAGCCATGGAGCTCTACCGGCTGGTGGAGGTGCAGTGGGAACAGCAGGAGGCCCGCAGCCTCTGGACCTGCCCTGAGGACAGAGAACCTGACAGCAGCACAGACATGGAACAGTACATGGAGGACCAGTACTGGCCCGAAGACCTTGCCCACGGCAGCAGAGGAGGAGCCAGGGAGGCACAGGACAGAAGGAATTGA